The following is a genomic window from Procambarus clarkii isolate CNS0578487 chromosome 75, FALCON_Pclarkii_2.0, whole genome shotgun sequence.
atagatggaattacaaataaagcaaatgaacttggaaaatgggtactagaggaaaacccagacataatagctctcacagaaacaaagctaacaaaaaccataacaaatgcagtgttcccacaggactattatgttatgaggaaagagagagaaggaagaggtggtggtggtgtagccctgctggtaagaaaaggctgggattttgaggaaatggttgttcagggatgtgaaggtttcagtgattacataacaggtacaataacaactggagggcaaaaaattatagtcgtagtcatatataatccaccaccaaatgacagaagacccagacaggaatatgatagaaacaacatggcaaccattaacataatagacagagcatcttgaggttatcttgatatgatttccgggctttagtgtccccgcggcccggtcctcgaccaggcctccacccccaggaagcagcccgtgacagctgactaactcctacatacctattttactgctaggtaacagggacaaagggtgaaagaaactctgcccattgtttctcgccggtgcccgggaccataggatcacgtgccagcgtgctgtccgctcggccgaccggctcctttgagcagcttctgttgctagcaggaatggatctggactactactcataggagacttcaaccatggtgttacgaccctggggttcctcagtggaaaccagagatcaaaattgaactaaataagctacgttagattagcaaAACGCAAGTCAATGtgtatttgtttgtatcttccctgccagacgtaagactagtcttgtttctcaaagagcatttaaagactgagctgggggttgattattaaataataacataggcaccaactatgtttactaatactttctaatcatttgtaaagtaacatgttgcataggggaagatttttaatgtgcttagctgcacgatcaattaggctcctcccggcaccaccacatgcgggaggcctgagctggtcgctgggagcgttcttcttctggctggcgttcgtggggacgagacctactctgtggctgcacccctactctcctcccttctcctcttacttttttcccttaccttaagttcctgtaccattaagttaagtacggtgttttaagtgtgcctactctggtagtaacgattggtgagacctgggggtagtttttgccagtgttttgggtacccctaagtgttgtgtttagtATTAGGGTACcatgtggtctcactaccctaagctgcatccagcttcagtgctaatccagtagtactttaccctagcttgttcacagtgtaaaccttgtatcctgcctaagtggaccaaggcttttaatgtaagatagtgtggtaaagttattattattattgttattggtgtgagtgtatatggggggttgttaaggggttaataaataagtaaattagaacagagtatcccttcttcctgtgtgggagtgcattgatcaacctctagactgaccttgtgtgtagccaagtattcagcactgcttatagttttatttgggggccgggccttttagctctcccatatttgataactctgttttctaactacccttaccccttaatagtaccagtttccccatagcaagcccgcCATTTACATAacacatgggaagatagattgggagaacagagacccacatggaggaccagaaacatggagagctaagctgctggatatggaatataagggaagtcaagatggaagcacccttgggaatgggtgatcacagtatattgaactttgagtacctggtagagctaggaattatctcacccaaaaaaaagaactagaaaacaaaagactggcataccgaaagggaaattatgggatgagaagcttcctaagggaaataccttgggacacagacctcagagataagtctgtacaagatatgatggactatgtcacccaaaagtgtcaggaggcagtaggcagatacatcccggcccaaaaggtaaaatccgagaagcaacagaagaatccatggtataatagggcatgtatggaagcaaagaaactgaacaaaagggcatggaggaacttccggaataacagaacaccagaaagcagagagagagataccagagaaccgggaatgagtatgtcagggtgagaagagaagcagagaaaagttatgaaaatgatatagcaaacaaagccaagaccgaaccaaagctactccacagtcacatttgaaggaaaacaacagtgaaagaacaggtagtgaaacttagaacaggcgaggataggtatacagagaatgacaaagaggtgtgtgaagaactcaacaagaggttccaggaggtcttcacaacagaacacggtgaggtcactgtgctaggagaaagggaagtaaaccaggcggccttggaagggttcgaaattatgagagaggaggtcaagagacacctgctggatctggatgttagaaaggctgttggtccagacgggatctcgccatgggtactgaaagagtgtgcagaggcactttgcttgccactctccatagtgtgtagtaggtcactggagacgggagacctaccagaaatatggaagacggcgaatgtggtcccaatatacaaaaagggtgacaggcaagaggcactgaactacaggccagtgtccttgacttgtataccatgcaaagtgatagagaagattgtgagaaaaaacctggtatcacatctggagagaagggacttcgtgacaaatcgccaacatgggttcagggagggtaaatcttgcctgactggcttaatagaattgtacgaccaggtgacaaagattaagcaagaaagagagggctgggcgcactgcattttcttggattgtcggaaagcctttgacactaccgcataagaggctggtacataagctggagagacaggcaggtgtagctggtaaggtgctccagtggataagggagtacctaagcaataggaagcagagttacggtgaggggtgagacctccgagtggcgtgaagtcaccagtggagtcccacagggctctactcggtcctatcttgtttctgatatatgtaaatgatgtcCCATAggatatagattcatttctctctatgtttgcggacgatgccaaaattatgagaaggattaagacagaagaggactgtttgaggcttcaagaagacctagacaagctgaaggaatggtcgaacaaatggttgttagagtttaacccagccaaatgtaatgtaatgaagataggtgtagggagcaggaggccagatacaaggtatcatctgggagaggaaattcttcaggagtcacagaaagaaaaagaattgggggttgatatcacgccagacctgtctcctgcagcccatatcaagaggataacatcagaggcatatgccaggctggccaacatacgaacggcattcagaaactcttgtaaagaatcattcagaaatttgtataccacatatgctaggccaatcctggagtatgcagccccagcatggagtccatatctagtcaaggataagactaaactggaaaaggttcaaaggtttgccaccagactagtacccgagctgagaggtatgagctacgaggagagactatgggaattaaatctcacttcgctggaagacagaagagttaggggggacatgatcaccacattcaagattctgaagggaattgattgggtagataaagacagtctatttaacacacggggcacacacactaggggacacaggtggaaactgagtgcccaaatgaaccacagagatattagaaagaacttttttagtgtcagagtggttgacaaatagaatgcattaggaagtgatgtggtggaggctgactccatacacatcacTGCCACCTGACTGGCAGTAgttctccttgacccaccacctcacAGGCAGTAGGTCCCTTTGACCCACCGCCTGACAGGTAGTAGGTCTCCTTGACCGACCACCTGACAGGCAGTAGGACTTCTTGACCcaccatctgaaaggtagaaggtTTCCTTGACCTACCACCTGAGAGGCAGTAGGTCTccttgtcccaccacctgacaggaagtaggtctccttgacccaccacctgacaggcagtatgtctccttgacccaccacctgacaggcagtAGGTCtctttgacccaccacctgacaggcaataggtctccttgacccaccacctgacaggcaataggtctccttgacccaccacctgacaggcaataggtctccttgacccaccacctgacaggcagtaggtctccttgacccaccacctgacaggcaataggtctccttgacccaccacctgacaggcaataggtctccttgacccaccacctgacaggcaatATGTCtctttgacccaccacctgacaggcaataggtctccttgacccaccacctgacaggcaatATGTCtctttgacccaccacctgacaggtagtaggtctccttgacccaccacctgacaggtagtaggtctccttgacccaccacctgacaggcaatATGTCtctttgacccaccacctgacaggtagtaggtctccttgacccaccacctgacaggcaatATGTCtctttgacccaccacctgacaggtagtaggtctccttgacccaccacctgacaggcaataggtctccttgacccaccacctgacaggtagtaggtctccttgacccaccacctgacaggcaataggtctccttgacccaccacctgacaggcaatAGGTCTCCTTAACTCACCACCTGACAGGCAGTAGGTCTCCTTAACTCACCACCTGACAGGCagtaggtctccttgacccaccacctgacaggcagtaggtctccttgacccaccacctgacaggcaataggtctccttgacccaccacctgacaggtagtaggtctccttgacccaccacctgacaggcaataggtctccttgacccaccacctgacaggtagtaggtctccttgacccaccacctgacaggcaatAGGTCTCCTTAACTCACCACCTGACAGGCagtaggtctccttgacccaccacctgacaggcagtAGGTCTCCTTGACTCACTACCTGACAGGCAGTAGGTCtctttgacccaccacctgacaggcaatatgtctccttgacccaccacctgacaggtagaaggactccttgacccaccacctgacaggtagaaggactccttgacccaccacctgacaggcagtAGGTCTCCTTGACTCACTACCTGACAGGTAGTAGGTCTCCttcacccaccacctgacaggcagtAGGTCTCCTTGACTCACTACCTGACAGGCAataggtctccttgacccaccacctgacaggcagtAGGTCTCCTTGACTCACTACCTGACAGGCAataggtctccttgacccaccacctgacaggcaataggtctccttgacccaccacctgacaggcagtaggtctccttgacccaccacctgacaggcaataggtctccttgacccaccacctgacaggcagtaggtctccttgacccaccacctgacaggcaataggtctccttgacccactACCTGACAGGCTGTAGGTGTTGATTACTGTATGTGTTGATCACTGTAGGTGTTGATCACTGTACGTGTTGATCACTGTAGGTGTTGATCACTGTAGATGTTGATCACTGTACGTGTTGATCACTGTATGTGTTGATCACTGTACGTGTTGATCACTGTAGGTGTTGATCACTGTAGATGTTGATCACTGTAGATGTTGATCACTGTAGATGTTGATCACTGTAGGTGTTGATCACTGTAGGTGTTGATCACTGTAGGTGTTGATCACTGTAGGTGTTGATCACTGTAGGTGTTGATCACTGTAGGTGTTGATCACTGTAGATGTTGATCACTGTAGATGTTGATTACTGTAGGTGTTGATCACTGTAGGTGTTGATCACTGTAGGTGTTGATCACTGTAGGTGTTGATCACTGTAGGTGTTGATCACTGTAGGTGTTGATCACTGTAGGTGTTGATCACTGTAGGTGTTGATCACTGTAGGTGTTGAGCACTGTAGGTGTTGAGCACTAGGTGTTGATCACTGTAGGTGTTGATCACTGTAGGTGTTGATCACTGTAGATGTTGATCACTGTAGGTGTTGATCACTGTAGGTGTTGGTCACTGTAGGTGTTGATCACTGTAGGTGTTGATCACTGTAGGTGTTAATCACTGTAGGTGTTTGTCACTGTAGGTGTTGAGCGCAGGCTTATACCCTCCGCCATCCAACACTGCCTTGAATCGAACGCTTTCATTTGACAGCCGACCTCACTGTGGCCTGCACTCACACCTCACTGTGGCCTACCCTCACACGTCACTGTGGCCTGCACTCACACCTCACTGTGGCCCTGCACTCACACCTCACTGTGGCCTGCACTCACACCTCACTGTGGCCTACCCTCACACGTCACTGTGACCTGCACTCACACCTCACTGTGGCCCTGCACTCACACCTCACTGTGGCCTGCACTCACACTTCACTGTGGCCTGCACTCACACCTCACTGTGGCCTGCACTCACACCTCACTGTGGCCTGCACTCACACGTCACTGTGGCCTGCCCTCACACGTCACTGTGGCCTGCCCTCACACGTCACTGTGGCCTGCCCTCACACGTCACTGTGGCCTGCCCTCACACGTCACTGTGGCCTGCACTCACACCTCACTGTGGCCTGCACTCACACCTCACTGTGGCCTGCACTCACACCTCACTGTGGCCTGCCCTCACACGTCACTGTGGCTTGCTCTTACACCTCACTGTGGCCTGCACTCACACGTCACTGTGGCCTGCACTCACACGTCACTGTGGCTTGCTCTTACACCTCACTGTGGCCTGCACTCACACCTCACTGTGGCCTGCACTCACACGTCACTGTGGCCTGCCCTCACACGTCACTGTGGCTTGCTCTTACACCTCACTGTGGCCTGCACTCACACGTCACTGTGGCCTGCACTCACACCTCACTGTGGCCTGCTCTTACACCTCACTGTGGCCTGCACTCACACCTCACTGTGGCCTGCACTCACACGTCACTGTGGCCTGCACTCACACGTTACTGTGGCCTGCACTCACACCTCACTGTGGCCTGCCCTCACACGTCACTGTGGTCTGCACTCACACCTCACTGTGGCCTGCCCTCACACGTCACTGTGGCCTGCACTCACACCTCACTGTGGCCTTCCCTGACACGTCACTGTGGCCTGCACTCACACGTCACTGTGGCCTGCCCTCACACGTCACTGTGGCCTGCACTCACACCTCACTGTGGCCTGCACTCACACCTCACTGTGGCCTGCACTCACACTTCACTGTGATTATCTCAGTTTCTGTTAAAATTAGATAACAAAAAATCACTTAGTTTCCACTAGGATATATTAGATAAATTTTGAGTAATTTTAATATGATTATAATGGTGAGAGTGGCATCACTTGCGGTGTTGTGGTTGTTAGCGGAGGTGGCGTGCAGCGGCCTGCGTCGTGAGGTGGAGCGCCTGCAGGACACGCGGGGCGCCACCATCACTCGGATCCTCTTTGGTATAGAGACCAGCTGCGAGAGAAGCTCCTGGACCCGGCTGCCCCTCGTCGGCACTCTCCCCCACCTGTACGAACTCTACAGCCGGCGGCGCCTGCTGGTGGCCGGTTACTTCCCGGCCGTCGGGGCCTCCTGCGGCGACGGTGTCACGAAGGTCGCTCTGGCCCTCGGTGCCCTCATCCTGCTAGCGTGGGGCTTCCTGCCCCGCTGCTTCCACGAGCTCACGCAGGAGGACGAGGCCCTCCAGCAGCCAAGTTTGAGGTGCCGCTGCTGGGCCTCCCGCAGGAGGCTGGCACCCTCGCTGGGGGTCCTGGAGAGGCACACGTCCTTACTGAGGCTGGCACCCTCGCTGGGGGCCCTGGTGAGGTACACGTCCCGGTGGAGGCTGGAATTTCTTGGAAAATGGTGTCTGACGCTGAGGGCCTTTGAGGAGCTGTTGCGGAGGCTGGGGCACATAACCTTCTGGTACGTCTACCAGGTGGAAGGTCAGGTCTTGGAAGGGCTCGAGTCCTCCCAGACCACAAGGCTCCAGTACCAGTGGTTTGgtgcacctcctccttcctcggagAATACCTCGGACCCTGAGGCTAAGCTCACACTCCTGCTCAAGAAAAGAGAGgaaaaggagaaggaagagaACGGATTGCAGGAGGAGAAGATACTAGCCAAAGATAAGAATATACTAGCCAAAGATAAGAATATACTAGCCAAGGACGAGAAACTAGctaaggaggtaatgaaacaagcCAAGGAGGATGAGGCACTGAAAATGAAGAAAACCAGAAAAGAAACGAATGGTGTTATGTTCCGCCTAGGCGTGTGTTTCACCAACATAATCTGCTCCCTGATATTCATCCTTTTGGTCCTGTGGACCGGCAGCGTCCTGTTGTCCATCTTCCCCCTCCTTATTCTGGCCTACATTCTTGGGGCCATGTTCCCGGGCGTGGCCACCTTGCTCTTCAACATTGTTATGGTAATATTGATAGCTTCGATTGCCTTGGTTTTCATCGTGTTATTACCATTTATATTATTTGCGATGATTTTGGTTCACTTCTTCCCCATCGAGACGTTGTCGCCCGCCGTGGAGAAGATGGAGAGGTGGGCAGACAGGTGCAGACGGCCACTGGAGCGCGCGTCCTCCTAGCGGTCCGGTGCTCGGGCAGGGTGACAGTGAAGGTCGCTCTGGTCCTTCTTAGCGGTCCGGTGCTCGGGCAGGGTGACAGTGAAGGTCGCTCTGGTCCCCGCTGCAGTTCTACCTCTGGCTGCTCCCTTAAGCACTACTACGTCTGGTGGGAGAGGTAGTGGAATCGGTTATTGAACCGGGGATGGTATTGGAACCGGTTATGTCTGGGAAACAGGTTGTGAATCAAGTCAGTATTTTGGGACAGGAGCTGTAACCATTATAGCTGGAAGTTAGATATTTGTGCatgcttgaatatatatattttttttaatgtgttATCAATCATTGCTATAgatcaatatgtttgcctcaataaATTTGAAGCAGGACGACGGGATCGATGTACCATATTGTGGTCCAATGGGCACCCAACCCACGGACCACAATATGGTAAAGGTTGTACAGCCTAAAGTCCGCCCGTTAATAAGGCGCAGGTCTCGGATGCGCGCTCCATCCCACTGTTCTGCTCCAAACATTTTTCCAGTGAAATATCACAGGCCATCCTCctcttttggtagtacttattgtAACGataaggaccatagtatatatacccacCTACAACTCTGctttcaagaccaagcagaaggaagagtgataattattaattagttatactattattataataattattaaaataataattgttgtattaaACAATTaacactcttccttctgcttggtcttgaaggaagccggcctcggcTTGGGGGATGGGCAATGTTCTGAGGGCTACAAGCAttggtacctgagtgaggctgaaGAGAAGACTGACTAGTTCTAGATAGTAGGCATCGATCAGTCTAtggtgttgcgctctggttgtcggtctggagtggcctctccagggcacaaagccagggtaagttgatacgggggagaagttgTTACCCAAGAAGCAggtccccaccccctacccacggcgccgaaagtttccaatggaaaggcaaacacaAGTACAATTGGTTCCAGCCCCATCGCAGGAgttgtcagaacgaggttgaaggcaacaacgaatTGCCTTAGGGGGCTCCAGCTCTGGAAGTTGCTCCGAAGTTGGTAAAAgagggcacagggactccaagccCAGAGACTGGTTCTACTGAGAAATAATTAGTTACTGCGACGAGACAGGAAAAGAGTCAACAGATCAGTGAGCAGAGAAAGGAAGCCGAGAGTGGTGATAGCCTGCTGTGTCCTCAACGTGTACACGGAGGAGGAGCTGCAAGTGACagacgagcacggagacgacgagCCATCCTACGCGTCAGTGTGGATCTATAACGAGCGGGACACCACCTGTCATCGCAGAGCAGATTTACTAGGAACCAAACCCCGTCTGCCATCGCGACATGGAATCTACGAATAATATAGCAGACTGATAAGGGAGATAATCTTTATTTTCCCATTGTCCCTTGAgtcaggtttagtttctctaataGGGAGTGATAACATTAGATTTAATGCAaagagatgttcagactcattgatGTGCGTAAGGATATAAATTAATGACTAGGTTTTCTTATGTATATGTGCAAGAAGGTAAAAAAAATGCTTGGGTGATAGTCACGAGCAGTTTTGAATGTGACTGAAAAAGTGGGAGTTTTTCACCTGTGGCCAATGTAGATATTATTCAGTAAACCTTCATTTTTTTATACTACTAGCGTGTTTGTTTTCTATCCTCCAttgtcactatggttttaacgagTGAGCTGTTGCACACCATACCCTTTCAGAAAGTACTATACTGggacctcgttctgacagttcctgcgacggagctggaaccaatcgtatcggcgtttgcctttctattggagactttcggcgccgtggagaggaggGACATGGGTAAAAGGGTAAAAGCTTTTCccctgtatcaacctaccctggctttgagcCCTGGAGagcccactccagaccgacaaccagagcgtaactcgatagtctcctgagactgatgggtgCTTACAAAAAATGGGAAATTTATGATACTGCCACTGAGATTAGAGTATTACTTAGTATCACTGGGCCAAGAACCTGAGCGGACCCAGTTGGCGACCTGGTTTTGACGGTTTATGCAGGACGGCTCGGTCAGAGTGGACTTAAGTTTTCGCGTTTATGGACGCACCTGCAGAAGGAGACTATAAGAGGACTGAGTCCCTTCACTTGATTTGGGTGAATGGCCGGGTTTGAGAAGGAACCCAACCCCGTAGTGAACTGAGATGCTTCCCGGTGGTGATCAGTGGCTCCCAGTAGGACGGGGTGCTAAGACCCACAACACGAACGATAGGAAAGTTGGCGAACGATAGGGAAGGTAGATGATGGCTGGAAAGATAGTAAGTGGTATggaagtagtagtaatagtaggcatccatcacgctcaggagactaaGGAGTTGCGCTCTGATGTCAGCCTggactggagtggcctcaccagggcgcaaagccagggtaggttgattcgggggagaagctgttacccaggcagcaggtcccccctctccacggggctgaaagtctccaatggaaaggcatacgccaatacgattggttccagcgccgtcgcaggaattgtgagttccggggatgaccttggtgaagaagggcacaaggacctccaaccccggagaccgccgtggtcggggccggagaagaaccaccccatcaagggttatgaacgaccccagcctcttgaagcagagcctgggccgcacgaccctcgggaggtggacgtcccggtcccgcacctacgggttccagtgtACCGGTAAAGAATAACGAAGGTCAGGTAATTATTAGCAGCACTAAACCACAGTGATGAAAGGTAAGAAAGATTGTGAAAGATGGTGGagggttgggaagatggtgaagggttggggagatggtgaagggttgggaagatggtgaagggttggggagatggtgaagggttgggaagatggtgaagggctgggaagatggtgaagggttgagaagatggtgaagggttgggaagatggtgaagggttgggaagatggtgaagggttgggaagatggtgaagggctgagaagatggtgaagggttgggaagatggtgaagggttgggaagatggtgaagggttggggagatggtgaagggttggggagatggtgaagggctgggaagatggtgaagggttgagaagatggtgaagggttgggaagatggtgaagggttgggaagatggtgaagggttgggaagatggtgaagggctgggaagatggtgaagggttgagaagatggtgaagggttgggaagatggtgaagggttgggaagatggtgaagggttggggagatggtgaagggttggggagaTGGTGAAGAgctgggaagatggtgaagggttgagaagatggtgaagggttgggaagatggtgaagggttgggaagatggtgaagggttgggaagatggtgaagggctgggaagatggtgaagggttgagaagatggtgaagggttgggaagatggtgaagggttggggagatggtgaagggctgagaagatggtgaagggttgggaagatggtgaagggctgagaagatggtgaagggttgggaagatggtgaagggttgggaagatggtgaagggttggggagatggtgaagggttggggagatggtgaagagttgggaagatgatgaagggttgggaagatggtgaagggttgggaagatggtgaagggttggggagatggtgaagggttgggaagatggtgaagggttggggagatggtgaagggttggggagatggtgaagggttgggaagatggt
Proteins encoded in this region:
- the LOC138356906 gene encoding uncharacterized protein — protein: MIIMVRVASLAVLWLLAEVACSGLRREVERLQDTRGATITRILFGIETSCERSSWTRLPLVGTLPHLYELYSRRRLLVAGYFPAVGASCGDGVTKVALALGALILLAWGFLPRCFHELTQEDEALQQPSLRCRCWASRRRLAPSLGVLERHTSLLRLAPSLGALVRYTSRWRLEFLGKWCLTLRAFEELLRRLGHITFWYVYQVEGQVLEGLESSQTTRLQYQWFGAPPPSSENTSDPEAKLTLLLKKREEKEKEENGLQEEKILAKDKNILAKDKNILAKDEKLAKEVMKQAKEDEALKMKKTRKETNGVMFRLGVCFTNIICSLIFILLVLWTGSVLLSIFPLLILAYILGAMFPGVATLLFNIVMVILIASIALVFIVLLPFILFAMILVHFFPIETLSPAVEKMERWADRCRRPLERASS